A genomic region of Halobacteriovorax sp. DA5 contains the following coding sequences:
- a CDS encoding Gfo/Idh/MocA family protein has protein sequence MSKVKVASIGYGHLGQWHAQKAYNLDNCELIAIVEPFAANQEKANEKYPDIKVVSDIKEVIGEIDAAVIATPTSFHFEIAKFLLQEGKHVFCEKPVTVTVEEAKDLKIIASEKGVKLQVGHSERCHQVWERLEEFKDITANSSVATIVRNSPFKGRAADVGVVEDLMIHDLDLALMLFGKPKSIRAYGMKVLTDKFDHVKALLSYGDRLVTIENSRNDVKTERSVQINSAKGILRVDLLNNKASYSTDIKAGEEQVINEFDYEKRDHLLIEQERFYNSILNNTKEFVTIDDGIAAMELIAAVNESLEKNIEVELN, from the coding sequence ATGTCTAAAGTAAAAGTTGCTTCAATTGGTTATGGACACTTAGGCCAATGGCATGCTCAAAAAGCATACAACTTAGATAATTGTGAATTGATTGCCATTGTTGAACCATTTGCCGCTAACCAAGAAAAAGCAAATGAAAAATATCCTGACATCAAAGTTGTATCTGATATCAAAGAAGTTATTGGAGAAATTGATGCTGCAGTTATTGCTACACCAACAAGCTTTCATTTTGAAATTGCTAAATTCTTATTACAAGAAGGTAAGCATGTTTTTTGTGAAAAGCCGGTTACGGTAACGGTTGAAGAAGCAAAAGATTTGAAGATTATTGCTTCTGAAAAGGGTGTTAAGTTACAGGTTGGACATAGTGAAAGATGCCATCAAGTTTGGGAGCGTCTTGAAGAGTTTAAAGACATTACTGCAAACTCTAGTGTTGCTACAATTGTAAGAAATTCTCCATTTAAGGGAAGGGCCGCAGATGTTGGAGTTGTTGAAGATCTAATGATTCACGACCTTGACTTGGCCCTTATGCTATTTGGAAAACCTAAATCGATTAGAGCATATGGAATGAAAGTTCTCACTGATAAGTTTGATCACGTTAAAGCTCTACTTAGCTATGGTGATCGTCTTGTTACAATTGAAAATTCAAGAAATGATGTAAAGACTGAAAGAAGCGTTCAGATTAACTCTGCTAAGGGAATCCTTAGAGTTGATCTTTTAAATAATAAGGCATCTTATTCGACTGATATTAAAGCTGGAGAAGAGCAAGTAATTAATGAATTTGATTACGAAAAAAGAGATCACTTACTAATTGAACAAGAACGTTTCTATAATTCAATTTTAAATAATACGAAAGAATTTGTAACGATTGATGATGGAATTGCTGCAATGGAGTTAATTGCTGCAGTTAATGAATCACTCGAGAAAAACATTGAGGTTGAACTTAATTGA
- the lpxA gene encoding acyl-ACP--UDP-N-acetylglucosamine O-acyltransferase — MSERFHPTAIIHESAEIGEGTTVGAYCIIGPNVKIGTNCDIRNHVIINGHTTIGNNNKIYQFCSIGEEPQDLTYKEEHATSVEIGNDNVLREYVSIHRGTMKDREKTTLGSNCLLMAKVHLGHDVVVGDRVIMANSTNLAGHVKVGNKVIIGGGTNISQFVKVAEGAYIGGASAIDKDIPLYCTAYGNRAKLRGINIIGLRRAGVERNAISEIVDFFRDMEASTYSPRTFVETEELMKPYANNEIIERIKEHIVTTKMGIAPFLS, encoded by the coding sequence ATGAGCGAGAGATTTCACCCAACTGCAATTATTCACGAGTCAGCTGAAATTGGAGAGGGAACAACTGTTGGTGCGTATTGCATTATTGGTCCAAATGTAAAAATTGGAACTAATTGTGATATTCGCAATCACGTAATCATTAATGGTCATACAACAATTGGTAATAATAATAAGATTTATCAATTTTGTTCAATTGGTGAAGAGCCACAAGATCTAACATACAAAGAAGAGCATGCTACTTCTGTTGAAATTGGAAATGATAACGTTTTACGTGAGTACGTTTCAATTCACAGAGGGACAATGAAAGATCGTGAGAAAACGACTCTTGGAAGTAATTGTCTACTGATGGCCAAAGTTCACCTAGGTCACGATGTTGTTGTTGGTGATCGTGTTATTATGGCAAACTCAACAAACCTTGCAGGTCACGTGAAGGTTGGTAATAAAGTTATCATCGGTGGTGGTACAAATATTTCTCAATTTGTAAAAGTTGCTGAAGGTGCATATATCGGTGGTGCTTCAGCTATTGATAAAGATATTCCACTATATTGTACTGCTTACGGTAACCGTGCAAAGCTACGTGGGATCAATATTATTGGTCTTCGTCGTGCAGGTGTTGAAAGAAATGCTATTTCTGAAATTGTTGATTTCTTCCGTGATATGGAAGCTTCAACATACTCACCACGTACTTTCGTTGAGACTGAAGAGCTAATGAAGCCATATGCAAATAATGAAATCATCGAGCGCATTAAAGAGCATATTGTAACGACAAAAATGGGTATTGCTCCGTTTTTAAGCTAA